A single genomic interval of Microbulbifer variabilis harbors:
- a CDS encoding DUF7660 family protein, which produces MKSLDLPNKLGEIKTRADFSSFILDVLEDFKNNASTWENTDLANFLEAMAAWTEDMDGFYANQGKGMPENVQWKVFAEIIYAARIYE; this is translated from the coding sequence ATGAAATCACTAGATCTGCCAAATAAGCTGGGTGAAATTAAAACAAGGGCTGATTTTTCCAGTTTCATCTTGGATGTACTTGAGGATTTCAAAAATAACGCATCAACCTGGGAAAATACTGATTTAGCCAATTTTCTCGAAGCAATGGCTGCATGGACAGAAGATATGGATGGATTTTATGCAAATCAAGGGAAGGGTATGCCTGAAAATGTTCAGTGGAAAGTCTTTGCTGAAATTATTTATGCAGCAAGAATTTATGAATGA
- a CDS encoding fibronectin type III domain-containing protein, with product MAFKLHIITYLYLLSFSLITFANNFSGQSAFGVAPPSEVEIAVSEMKSRTGDITLTWHPPPETVDTYELVKQKNDGFWSKPIKIAGHSYRVKKLSTGSWGFKVRACNNGGCGTYSNEKWVNVAIPPSSPRNVTVSGGEGERVQQVQPPVQSAPLSVITASDNPESHGTVKVQWEAPDTGAKVTGYEIEQCKDDCATWSSVYMGAKIVSVTLPIEKNNRLKSGSYKFRVRSYATGGRFTSYSEWVASPRVAVIRKGLINPKEVRFTQDSIKPTFSNGRKVEDLIQNLKEGKVTAYDVPPIRVFGRDGKIYSLDNRRLKAFQEASKPIRIIPATSEELSTRSFKFTSRNDGTSIRIREEGEDR from the coding sequence TAAACTGCATATCATTACATATTTATATTTACTTTCTTTTTCTCTTATAACCTTTGCTAATAACTTTTCTGGTCAGTCAGCCTTTGGGGTGGCACCGCCCTCAGAAGTTGAAATAGCTGTCTCGGAAATGAAAAGTCGAACTGGGGATATAACGTTAACTTGGCATCCTCCCCCAGAGACGGTAGACACCTATGAGCTTGTAAAGCAAAAAAATGATGGATTTTGGTCTAAGCCCATAAAAATTGCTGGGCATTCTTATCGGGTTAAAAAGCTATCTACAGGATCTTGGGGATTTAAGGTCCGGGCTTGTAATAATGGTGGATGTGGCACTTATTCCAATGAAAAGTGGGTAAATGTAGCTATCCCACCTTCTTCGCCAAGAAATGTTACCGTTTCTGGTGGCGAGGGAGAGCGAGTTCAGCAGGTACAGCCTCCTGTACAGTCAGCCCCCTTATCAGTGATTACTGCTTCAGACAACCCAGAATCTCATGGAACGGTCAAAGTTCAATGGGAGGCTCCAGATACTGGAGCAAAAGTAACGGGGTATGAAATTGAGCAGTGTAAAGATGATTGCGCAACATGGTCCTCAGTCTATATGGGAGCAAAAATTGTTTCAGTAACCCTCCCAATTGAAAAAAATAATCGATTAAAGAGTGGTTCTTACAAGTTTCGAGTTCGGTCTTATGCTACGGGAGGTCGTTTTACGTCCTACAGTGAGTGGGTAGCATCCCCAAGGGTTGCTGTGATCCGAAAGGGTCTGATAAATCCCAAAGAAGTTAGATTTACCCAGGATAGCATTAAGCCGACGTTTTCAAATGGTCGTAAAGTTGAAGATTTAATTCAAAACCTTAAAGAGGGTAAAGTAACTGCGTATGATGTCCCTCCTATTCGGGTTTTTGGTCGTGACGGAAAGATTTACTCCCTGGATAATAGAAGACTCAAAGCTTTCCAAGAGGCGAGTAAGCCGATAAGAATAATTCCCGCCACATCAGAGGAGTTATCCACCAGATCATTTAAGTTTACCAGTCGTAACGATGGTACATCTATTCGTATCCGTGAAGAAGGTGAAGATCGATGA